One window of Flavobacterium ammonificans genomic DNA carries:
- the dinB gene encoding DNA polymerase IV has translation MSETPQHRKIIHIDMDAFYASVEQMDFPELRGKPIAVGGSENRGVVAAASYEARKFGVRSAISGVLAKKNCPELIFVKPRFDRYKEISKKIHSIFFDYTDLVEPLSLDEAYLDVTQNKKGNPSATLIAQEIRMRILNEVGLTASAGVSVNKFVAKIASDYNKPNGQKTVNPDEVIPFLEELPIRKFYGVGKVTTEKMYQLGIFTGLELKSKSVEFLSTHFGKSGAFYYQVVRGIHTSEVKPNRITKSVAAEHTFDANLSSEIFMLEQLETIATNLERRLKKQSIAGKTVTLKIKYSDFTQQTRSKTVPYFISDKALILENVKELLYQERMKDSVRLLGISLSNLNTEQKKTVVVQLQFAF, from the coding sequence ATGTCTGAAACTCCACAACATAGAAAAATCATTCACATCGATATGGATGCCTTTTATGCTTCGGTAGAACAAATGGATTTTCCAGAACTACGAGGCAAACCCATTGCTGTTGGAGGTTCTGAAAACAGAGGAGTAGTAGCGGCAGCGAGTTATGAAGCGAGAAAATTCGGTGTGAGGAGTGCCATCAGTGGTGTTTTAGCCAAAAAAAATTGCCCCGAACTTATTTTTGTAAAACCACGTTTTGATCGGTACAAAGAAATTTCCAAAAAAATCCACTCCATATTTTTTGATTACACAGATTTGGTAGAACCTCTTTCGCTTGACGAAGCCTATCTTGATGTGACTCAAAATAAAAAAGGAAATCCCAGTGCGACTTTAATAGCACAAGAAATCCGAATGCGAATTTTGAACGAAGTTGGTTTGACTGCTTCGGCAGGAGTTTCGGTCAATAAGTTTGTTGCTAAAATTGCGAGTGATTACAACAAACCTAATGGACAAAAAACAGTCAATCCAGACGAAGTTATTCCTTTTTTAGAAGAATTACCAATCAGGAAGTTCTATGGTGTAGGGAAAGTGACCACTGAAAAAATGTACCAATTAGGCATTTTTACCGGATTGGAATTAAAGAGCAAATCGGTGGAGTTTTTATCAACCCATTTTGGTAAATCAGGAGCGTTTTATTATCAAGTTGTTCGCGGAATTCACACTAGCGAAGTAAAACCAAATCGTATTACTAAATCTGTTGCGGCAGAACATACTTTTGATGCTAATTTATCATCTGAAATATTCATGTTAGAACAACTTGAAACCATAGCGACAAATTTAGAACGACGTCTAAAAAAACAATCAATCGCAGGTAAAACGGTTACTTTAAAAATAAAATATAGTGATTTTACGCAACAAACACGTAGCAAAACGGTTCCGTATTTTATTTCTGATAAAGCATTGATTCTAGAAAATGTAAAAGAGTTATTGTATCAAGAACGAATGAAGGATTCGGTTCGGTTACTCGGAATTTCATTAAGTAATTTGAATACAGAACAAAAGAAAACAGTAGTGGTGCAATTGCAGTTTGCCTTTTAA
- a CDS encoding CYTH domain-containing protein has product MIEIERKFLVASNAFKSDALRKNNIAQGYLSAHTERTVRVRIKGEKGYLTIKGESNETGLSRFEWEKEILVAEAKQLLELCEKGVIEKIRYEIQVGEHLFEVDEFLGENEGLVIAEVELQSESEIFEKPSWLGIEVTQDHRYYNSYLSQNPFTSW; this is encoded by the coding sequence ATGATTGAAATAGAACGAAAGTTTTTAGTAGCTTCAAACGCATTTAAAAGCGATGCTTTGCGCAAAAACAACATTGCTCAAGGCTATTTGAGTGCGCATACAGAACGTACCGTACGAGTGCGTATAAAAGGCGAAAAAGGTTATCTAACTATTAAAGGAGAATCGAATGAAACTGGATTATCTCGTTTTGAATGGGAAAAAGAAATTTTAGTCGCTGAAGCCAAACAACTTTTAGAATTATGCGAAAAAGGTGTAATTGAAAAAATCAGGTACGAAATACAAGTTGGCGAACACCTCTTTGAAGTAGATGAATTTTTAGGAGAAAACGAAGGATTGGTTATCGCTGAAGTAGAATTACAATCAGAAAGCGAAATATTTGAAAAACCAAGTTGGTTAGGCATTGAAGTAACGCAAGATCATCGCTATTACAATTCGTATTTAAGCCAAAACCCTTTTACCAGTTGGTAA
- a CDS encoding septal ring lytic transglycosylase RlpA family protein, which yields MKKGLIALCLVLAVALAWSQSNTLNKQKTTIAKDTLKKTKPAATDVIVEDSIPVKPLQLKPFKKSVIASYYADKFNGRRTTSGKKFSNSGYTAAHKKLPFGTKVKVTNEANGRSVIVEITDRGPFVRSKEIDLTKRAFMDLADNKRSGMLRVKIEIIEN from the coding sequence ATGAAAAAAGGTTTGATAGCATTGTGTTTAGTTCTTGCGGTTGCTTTGGCTTGGAGCCAATCCAATACATTGAACAAACAAAAAACTACAATTGCAAAAGATACCCTTAAAAAAACGAAACCTGCTGCAACAGACGTAATTGTTGAAGATAGTATTCCAGTAAAACCACTTCAGTTAAAGCCCTTTAAAAAGTCGGTTATTGCTTCTTATTACGCAGACAAGTTTAATGGAAGACGAACTACTAGCGGTAAAAAATTCAGTAATAGTGGTTATACTGCAGCGCATAAAAAATTACCGTTTGGCACCAAAGTAAAGGTGACCAACGAAGCTAATGGTAGATCCGTTATCGTAGAAATTACTGATAGAGGGCCTTTTGTCCGTTCGAAGGAAATTGATTTAACAAAGCGTGCATTTATGGATCTTGCAGACAATAAAAGAAGTGGAATGTTGCGTGTTAAAATTGAAATTATTGAAAACTAA